The proteins below come from a single Pseudomonas chlororaphis genomic window:
- the tldD gene encoding protease TldD (responsible for the proteolytic maturation of the E. coli pMccB17 plasmid-encoded microcin B17, an exported protein that targets the essential topoisomerase II DNA gyrase; degrades the E. coli plasmid F-encoded CcdA), with amino-acid sequence MSGLLSSVSEHLLAPGGVTLESLQGVLGDLAGPGIDAADLYFQGQISESWSLEDGIVKEGSFNLDQGVGVRAQSGEKTGFAYSNAITLEALGAAARAARSISRAGQNGTVQAFSSQDVAQLYAPDNPLEVMTRAEKVELLKRIDVATRALDPRIQQVSVSMAGVWERILVASTDGGLAADVRPLVRFNVSVIVEQNGRRERGGHGGGGRTDYRYFLNEDRAMGYAREALRQALVNLEAIAAPAGTLPVVLGSGWSGVLLHEAVGHGLEGDFNRKGSSAYSGRMGEKVASTLCTIVDDGTLAGRRGSLSVDDEGTPTECTTLIENGVLKGYMQDKLNARLMGVARTGNGRRESYAHLPMPRMTNTYMLGGQSDPAEIIASVKKGIYCANLGGGQVDITSGKFVFSTSEAYLIEDGKITAPVKGATLIGNGPEAMSKVSMVGNDLSLDSGVGTCGKDGQSVPVGVGQPTLKIDAITVGGTGA; translated from the coding sequence ATGAGCGGGTTGTTGTCCTCAGTCAGTGAACACCTTCTAGCCCCCGGTGGCGTGACCCTCGAAAGCCTGCAAGGCGTGCTGGGCGATCTGGCCGGCCCGGGCATCGATGCGGCCGACCTGTATTTCCAGGGCCAGATTTCCGAGTCCTGGTCGCTGGAAGACGGCATCGTCAAGGAAGGCAGCTTCAACCTTGACCAGGGCGTGGGCGTGCGTGCCCAGTCCGGGGAAAAGACCGGTTTTGCCTACAGCAATGCCATCACCCTCGAGGCCTTGGGCGCCGCGGCCCGTGCCGCCCGCTCGATTTCCCGGGCCGGACAGAACGGCACGGTCCAGGCCTTCAGCAGCCAGGACGTGGCGCAGCTGTACGCACCGGACAACCCGCTGGAAGTCATGACGCGCGCCGAAAAGGTCGAGTTGCTCAAGCGCATCGACGTTGCCACCCGCGCCCTCGATCCACGCATCCAACAGGTGTCGGTGAGCATGGCCGGGGTTTGGGAGCGGATCCTGGTGGCCTCCACCGACGGCGGCCTGGCGGCGGACGTGCGGCCGCTGGTGCGTTTCAACGTCAGCGTGATCGTCGAGCAAAACGGCCGCCGCGAGCGGGGCGGCCATGGCGGTGGCGGGCGCACCGACTATCGTTACTTCCTCAACGAGGACCGCGCCATGGGCTATGCCCGCGAGGCGCTGCGCCAGGCACTGGTCAACCTGGAGGCCATTGCGGCCCCGGCGGGAACCCTGCCGGTGGTGCTGGGCTCCGGTTGGTCCGGCGTGCTGCTGCACGAAGCGGTGGGCCACGGCCTGGAAGGCGACTTCAACCGCAAAGGCAGTTCGGCCTACAGCGGTCGCATGGGCGAAAAGGTCGCCTCGACACTCTGCACCATTGTCGATGACGGCACCCTTGCCGGACGTCGCGGGTCCCTGAGCGTCGACGACGAAGGCACCCCGACCGAGTGCACCACGCTGATCGAAAACGGCGTGCTCAAGGGGTACATGCAAGACAAGCTCAATGCCCGCCTGATGGGCGTCGCCCGTACCGGCAACGGTCGCCGCGAGTCCTACGCGCACCTGCCGATGCCGCGCATGACCAACACCTACATGCTGGGCGGCCAGAGCGATCCGGCGGAAATCATCGCTTCGGTGAAAAAAGGCATCTACTGCGCCAACCTCGGCGGCGGCCAGGTGGACATCACCAGCGGCAAGTTCGTGTTCTCCACCAGCGAGGCGTACCTGATCGAAGACGGCAAGATCACCGCGCCGGTCAAGGGCGCGACCCTGATCGGCAACGGGCCGGAGGCGATGAGCAAGGTGTCGATGGTCGGTAACGACCTGTCGCTGGACAGCGGCGTGGGGACGTGCGGCAAGGATGGGCAATCGGTGCCGGTGGGCGTTGGCCAGCCGACCCTGAAGATCGATGCGATCACCGTGGGTGGCACCGGTGCGTGA
- a CDS encoding carbon-nitrogen hydrolase: protein MPIAVIQMVSQSDVLANLARAHVLLEQAAASGARLAVLPENFAAMGRRDVADIGRAEAIGQGPILPWLKQVARDLRLWIVAGTLPLPPAGRPEAKAHACSLLVDDQGEIVARYDKLHLFDVDVADNRGRYRESDDYAYGGQVVVADTPVGRVGLTVCYDLRFPELYSELRAAGAELITAPSAFTAVTGEAHWEVLIRARAIETQCYVLAAAQGGVHPGPRETFGHAAIVDPWGRVLAQQDQGEAVLVAERDSSEQASIRARMPVASHRRFFSQGARQRPVQDDEFKA from the coding sequence GCGGGCCCATGTGCTGTTGGAGCAGGCAGCTGCCAGTGGCGCAAGGCTGGCGGTGCTGCCCGAGAATTTCGCGGCCATGGGGCGGCGGGACGTGGCCGACATCGGCCGTGCCGAGGCCATTGGTCAGGGGCCGATCCTGCCCTGGTTGAAACAGGTCGCCCGCGACCTCAGGTTATGGATTGTCGCAGGCACGTTGCCGTTGCCGCCGGCGGGCCGGCCCGAGGCCAAGGCCCACGCCTGTTCGTTGCTGGTCGACGATCAGGGTGAGATCGTGGCGCGCTATGACAAGCTGCACCTGTTCGATGTGGACGTGGCGGACAATCGCGGTCGCTACCGTGAGTCTGACGACTATGCTTATGGCGGCCAGGTGGTGGTCGCCGATACCCCGGTGGGCCGGGTGGGATTGACGGTCTGCTACGACTTGCGCTTCCCGGAGCTTTACAGCGAGCTGCGGGCGGCCGGGGCCGAGCTGATCACGGCGCCCTCGGCGTTTACCGCGGTGACGGGCGAGGCCCATTGGGAGGTGCTGATTCGCGCCCGGGCCATCGAGACCCAGTGCTATGTGCTGGCGGCCGCCCAGGGCGGTGTGCACCCGGGGCCTCGGGAAACCTTTGGCCATGCCGCGATTGTCGACCCGTGGGGGCGTGTGCTGGCGCAACAGGATCAAGGCGAGGCCGTGCTGGTGGCCGAGCGCGACAGCAGCGAACAGGCGTCCATCCGGGCGCGCATGCCGGTGGCCAGCCATCGGCGCTTTTTCTCGCAGGGCGCTCGACAGCGGCCTGTCCAAGACGACGAATTCAAGGCGTAG